From a single Kitasatospora sp. NBC_00458 genomic region:
- a CDS encoding MarR family winged helix-turn-helix transcriptional regulator, whose protein sequence is MEDEVDRLVAAWRRERPDLDVEPLEVLSRVSRLARHLDRARRAAFAEHGLEPWEFDVLTALRRAGSPYQLSPGQLLTQTLVTSGTMTNRIDRLTGKGLVKRLPDPDDRRGVLVRLTDDGRDRADQALAGLLAHERELLAQLTGTQQGELAGLLRQLVAPFDNIP, encoded by the coding sequence ATGGAGGACGAGGTCGATCGGCTGGTCGCAGCATGGCGCCGGGAGCGCCCCGACCTCGACGTGGAACCGCTTGAGGTGCTCAGCCGGGTCAGCCGGCTCGCGCGGCACCTCGACCGTGCCCGCCGGGCGGCCTTCGCCGAGCACGGGCTGGAGCCCTGGGAGTTCGACGTCCTGACCGCGCTGCGGCGGGCCGGCTCCCCGTACCAGCTCTCCCCCGGCCAGCTGCTCACCCAGACCCTGGTCACCTCCGGCACCATGACCAACCGGATCGACCGGCTCACCGGCAAGGGCCTGGTCAAGCGGCTGCCCGACCCGGACGACCGGCGCGGTGTCCTGGTCCGGCTCACCGACGACGGACGCGACCGCGCCGACCAGGCGCTCGCCGGACTGCTCGCCCACGAGCGCGAGCTGCTCGCCCAGCTGACCGGCACCCAGCAGGGCGAACTCGCCGGACTGCTCCGGCAGCTGGTCGCACCCTTCGACAACATCCCCTGA
- a CDS encoding methyltransferase domain-containing protein has product MPSPVWDPGQYLRFADERTRPLRDLLARVPALPDEPAPTVLDIGCGPGNSTAVLRERWPGARITGIDNSAEMLAAARGGAGEPTAEYLLADAADYDPAGAAPDLIVSNAALQWIGFDPEHGPADGHLGLLPRWAAALGPGGVIAFQVPGNFDSPSHLLLAGLRRSPRWREALGADAARAGVHGPDDYLRVLADAGCTADVWETTYSTLLTGADPVLEWVKGTALRPVLGRLTDPADRAAFLAEYGALLREAYPAGPHGTVFPFRRIFAVAVRRG; this is encoded by the coding sequence ATGCCCTCGCCCGTCTGGGACCCCGGCCAGTACCTGCGCTTCGCCGACGAACGGACCCGCCCGCTGCGCGACCTGCTCGCCCGCGTCCCCGCGCTGCCGGACGAACCCGCCCCGACCGTCCTCGACATCGGCTGCGGACCCGGCAACTCCACCGCCGTCCTCCGCGAACGCTGGCCGGGAGCCCGGATCACCGGGATCGACAACTCCGCCGAGATGCTCGCCGCGGCCCGCGGCGGGGCGGGCGAGCCCACCGCCGAGTACCTGCTCGCCGACGCGGCCGACTACGACCCGGCCGGTGCGGCACCCGACCTGATCGTCTCCAACGCGGCCCTGCAGTGGATCGGCTTCGACCCGGAGCACGGGCCCGCGGACGGGCACCTCGGCCTGCTGCCGCGCTGGGCCGCCGCGCTCGGGCCCGGCGGGGTGATCGCCTTCCAGGTGCCCGGCAACTTCGACTCGCCCAGCCACCTGCTGCTCGCCGGACTCCGTCGGAGCCCGCGCTGGCGCGAGGCGCTCGGCGCGGACGCCGCCCGGGCCGGGGTCCACGGACCGGACGACTACCTGCGGGTGCTCGCCGACGCCGGCTGCACCGCCGACGTCTGGGAGACCACCTACAGCACCCTGCTCACCGGCGCCGACCCGGTGCTGGAGTGGGTCAAGGGCACCGCGCTGCGGCCCGTGCTCGGCAGGCTCACCGATCCGGCCGACCGGGCGGCCTTCCTGGCCGAGTACGGCGCACTGCTCCGCGAGGCCTACCCGGCGGGGCCGCACGGGACGGTCTTCCCGTTCCGCCGGATCTTCGCCGTCGCGGTCAGGCGGGGCTGA
- a CDS encoding TetR/AcrR family transcriptional regulator, whose protein sequence is MTGKQRREQLLEVGRIVFAERGYDGTSVEEIAERAGVSKPVVYEHFGGKEGLYAVVVDREMQLLLDMVTGALTGGHSRELLEQAAFALMDYIDTSTDGFRILVRDSPVAQSTGTFASLISDIATQVEDILGLEFKARGFDARLAPMYSQMLVGMVALTGQWWLEVRKPEKAEVAAHLVNLAWHGLEGMERHPKLVGDRKA, encoded by the coding sequence ATGACCGGCAAGCAGCGGCGGGAGCAGCTGCTGGAGGTCGGCCGCATCGTGTTCGCGGAGCGCGGCTACGACGGCACCTCGGTGGAGGAGATCGCCGAGCGGGCCGGGGTGTCCAAGCCCGTGGTGTACGAGCACTTCGGCGGCAAGGAGGGGCTGTACGCGGTGGTGGTCGACCGCGAGATGCAGCTGCTGCTGGACATGGTGACCGGGGCGCTGACCGGGGGGCACTCGCGGGAGCTGCTGGAGCAGGCCGCGTTCGCGCTGATGGACTACATCGACACGTCGACGGACGGCTTCCGGATCCTCGTCCGGGACTCCCCGGTCGCCCAGTCGACGGGCACCTTCGCGTCGCTGATCAGCGACATCGCGACGCAGGTCGAGGACATCCTGGGGCTGGAGTTCAAGGCGCGGGGGTTCGACGCCCGGCTCGCCCCGATGTACTCGCAGATGCTGGTGGGGATGGTCGCACTGACCGGCCAGTGGTGGCTGGAGGTGCGCAAGCCGGAGAAGGCCGAGGTGGCCGCCCACCTGGTGAACCTGGCCTGGCACGGCCTGGAGGGGATGGAGCGGCACCCCAAGCTGGTCGGTGACCGCAAGGCCTGA
- a CDS encoding acyl-CoA desaturase, whose product MTIQAGEARAESPRSTATPQSAEQPPAPPGVSATRGGERQGAAERIALGLFIAVPFAALVAAVPVAWGWGLGWTDLAIATVMYFLTCHGITIGYHRYFTHGAFKANRPLRIALAVAGSLAIEGPLVRWVADHRKHHRYSDKDGDPHSPWRYGETVPALLKGLWWAHMGWLFDEEQTPQLKYAPDLVRDPAIRRISRLFWLWTTISMLLPPLVGGLVTLSWQGALSAFFWGSLVRVALLHHVTWSINSICHAVGDRPFRSRDRSGNVWWLAVLSCGESWHNLHHADPTSARHGVLRGQIDSSARLIRWFELAGWARDVRWPDAQRIAARRAA is encoded by the coding sequence ATGACCATCCAGGCAGGCGAGGCGCGCGCAGAATCCCCGCGCTCCACCGCCACCCCCCAGTCCGCCGAACAGCCCCCCGCCCCGCCCGGGGTCTCCGCCACCCGCGGCGGCGAGCGCCAGGGAGCCGCCGAGCGGATCGCCCTCGGCCTCTTCATCGCCGTCCCCTTCGCCGCCCTGGTGGCCGCCGTCCCGGTGGCCTGGGGCTGGGGGCTCGGCTGGACCGACCTCGCGATCGCCACCGTGATGTACTTCCTGACCTGCCACGGCATCACCATCGGCTACCACCGCTACTTCACCCACGGCGCCTTCAAGGCCAACCGGCCGCTGCGGATCGCCCTCGCGGTGGCGGGCTCGCTGGCGATCGAGGGACCGCTGGTGCGCTGGGTGGCCGACCACCGCAAGCACCACCGGTACAGCGACAAGGACGGCGACCCGCACTCGCCCTGGCGCTACGGCGAGACCGTCCCGGCCCTGCTCAAGGGCCTCTGGTGGGCCCACATGGGCTGGCTCTTCGACGAGGAGCAGACCCCGCAGCTCAAGTACGCGCCGGACCTCGTGCGCGACCCGGCCATAAGGCGGATCTCCCGGCTGTTCTGGCTCTGGACCACCATCTCGATGCTGCTGCCGCCGCTGGTCGGCGGACTGGTCACGCTCTCCTGGCAGGGCGCGCTCTCCGCCTTCTTCTGGGGCTCACTGGTCCGGGTGGCCCTGCTGCACCACGTCACCTGGTCGATCAACTCGATCTGCCACGCGGTCGGCGACCGGCCGTTCCGCTCCCGCGACCGCTCCGGCAACGTCTGGTGGCTGGCCGTCCTCTCCTGCGGCGAGTCCTGGCACAACCTGCACCACGCCGACCCGACCTCGGCCCGGCACGGCGTCCTGCGCGGACAGATCGACTCCTCGGCCCGGCTGATCCGCTGGTTCGAGCTGGCCGGCTGGGCCCGCGACGTCCGCTGGCCGGACGCACAGCGGATCGCCGCCCGCCGCGCCGCATGA